In Candidatus Omnitrophota bacterium, the DNA window GTATTACTCCAACAATTAGCATTGAGCAAGCTAAGATGGGAATGGATATTGTGGCGGGTGAGACAACAAACAGAGAGATTGTTACAAAACAGCTTTCAGACAGTTTTAACCGTCCTATGGAAGAGTTGAGGGGCGTAGATTTTGTTCCACTGAGAAGAGGATTTATGAAGCCAATTTATTCTTCTGTTCCTATGCAGCAGCAGCTACTCAATGAAGACGAATTGGCAACTCTATTATCTTCTGATAGGGATTTGGAAGGAAAAGTCGCACATTATTTAGCAAAAATAGTAGATAGAATTTTTAATGTTAGACCTACGATAGGTACGGCAAACTTTAATTTACAATCACGAGATATTTCTACAGGACTAGTTTGCGATCTTGTAAATGAAGGGTTTGGAACTAATCAATTAGTTACTATTCTTACAAAATCTTTAAGAAAAGAGATGAGAACAATCTGTATCGAAGAATCAGAAATCCATTTACATCCTGAACTAATGGATAAATTGGTGGATGTTCTTATTGATATCACAAAAGAAGAAGAGAAGAATTTTATAATTTCTACACATAGTGAACACATAGTCTTATCCCTATTAAATAAAGTTAAGGAGAAGAAGATAGGGGCGGATGAAGTGAAGATCTATTATCTAAATAAAGATAGGAAAAAGGCAAAGATAGAAAAACAAAAAATCAATGATAAAGGGCAGATTGAAGGCGGTTTAAAGGGATTCTACGAAACAGAATTAAGCGAGGTTAAAGAATTTTTTAATGTTAGCAACAGCGAAGACACTAAATAAATGGAGATTGTCGTTAATGAATGGTTACTTGAATATTCTCTCACTAGTTCTCAAAAGGAGGAAAAAGAACTGGTAACGAAATTTGTTACCTTTTGGTTAGAAAAATGCCATAAAATACTCGTAAGAAGACCAAGTCCGTTTTTTAACAAATTCTATAGATACTTCAAAGCAAATGAAAATGACCAAGATTGTAGAAAGCGATTTAAAACATTGAATGCTCTTTTCTATAATATGGATAAGACAACTATTGTAGATGATTTAGATGTGCAGTTGCTTCCTAAGGAAATCGAGCAAGTGGTTCCAAGAGATGATAAATATTTACTTGAATTAGCGTATTCTTCAATAGATAAAATTATTATTACTACTGATATAAAATTAAAAGAGAAACTTAAAGATATAGAAAGCCTCAAGATTTTTCTACTTGACGAATTTCTTAGTAAATTCCAGGGCATCTAAGCAAGCTTAATTTTGTATTCAAAATGTATCCTCTTAAATAAAGGTGACGGTATCATTTTTAATCCCAAGCTCGAAAAGGGCTTGGGATTCCTTTTTGCTTCAGCAAAAAGGACTGGGCTGGATAAGAGATTTAAGGTGCTTGTTTTGGTTTATGGAGATATAATTGTAATTAAATATAGTGCATGGAAGATAAGGGGTGGCTTAGATGTTTTCTCTTGAGAGTATCG includes these proteins:
- a CDS encoding AAA family ATPase, translated to MITKLYIENFRSLIRDEIDLGKITILTGPNNSGKSSIIYGLLALKNIVLNSNQSLDSCLALGFINLGGFSQTVHLKNEDLNIILGIDVCKDGVESNYSVSLGKKKSEFRLKTLKPYKTSLNLEVGFPYAANRSTGCEVKLDYGIAKVTWNGITPTISIEQAKMGMDIVAGETTNREIVTKQLSDSFNRPMEELRGVDFVPLRRGFMKPIYSSVPMQQQLLNEDELATLLSSDRDLEGKVAHYLAKIVDRIFNVRPTIGTANFNLQSRDISTGLVCDLVNEGFGTNQLVTILTKSLRKEMRTICIEESEIHLHPELMDKLVDVLIDITKEEEKNFIISTHSEHIVLSLLNKVKEKKIGADEVKIYYLNKDRKKAKIEKQKINDKGQIEGGLKGFYETELSEVKEFFNVSNSEDTK